In Xiphias gladius isolate SHS-SW01 ecotype Sanya breed wild chromosome 16, ASM1685928v1, whole genome shotgun sequence, a genomic segment contains:
- the si:ch211-214p13.9 gene encoding cell surface glycoprotein CD200 receptor 1 yields the protein MLPNESLAAAYSLKKNNTILLAFSLYSMSSLSETNQSTSVNSSASAHTLTDAIRNLTFNPGSDVDLTCSNKTWNEMMYVIWKIKLEYKNCKIGFSSTGQSTDTCSDGRSLRNTSRSQSYLHIPNFTTDDVGVYKCESAYNGGNENYVINMAIAVPPSISAWLEQRDKKMVAVCKAEGGKPAATVSWSHKGNSTSLETLLGSEGFITVESRLELTEDVNTENLACTIRHIYWDKERILIPKLKKGYIPWLVVPTVAVVCVFLVGLFFAQKKLIMWRRSQQSDTSQSKSPPTEDVDEVEPYASYIQRVNSIYN from the exons ATGCTTCCAAATGAATCACTAGCTGCTGCTtactcactgaaaaaaaacaacactattttACTTGCTTTTTCCTTATATTCCATGTCGTCTCTCTCAGAAACTAATCAAAGCACCTCTGTGAACTCCAGCGCTTCTGCTCATACTCTTACTGATG cTATCAGAAATTTAACTTTCAACCCGGGGAGTGATGTTGACCTGACATGCAGTAATAAGACATGGAATGAGATGATGTATgttatttggaaaataaaattggaaTACAAAAACTGTAAGATAGGCTTTAGTAGTACTGGCCAAAGCACAGACACCTGCAGTGATGGCCGGTCACTCCGAAACACATCCAGATCTCAGTCATACCTGCATATCCCAAACTTCACAACTGATGACGTGGGGGTTTACAAGTGTGAGTCTGCTTACAACGGGGGAAACGAAAATTATGTGATCAACATGGCTATCGCAG TTCCTCCCAGTATATCAGCCTGGTTAGAGCAAAGGGACAAGAAGATGGTGGCTGTGTGCAAAGCTGAAGGAGGCAAACCTGCAGCCACCGTCAGCTGGAGTCATAAGGGAAACTCAACATCTCTGGAAACGTTGCTTGGCTCAGAAGGATTTATTACTGTAGAAAGTCGTCTGGAGCTCACAGAGGACGTGAATACAGAGAACCTGGCCTGTACTATCAGGCATATATACTGGGACAAGGAGAGGATTCTGATCCCAAAACTCAAAAAAG GTTATATTCCTTGGCTGGTCGTCCCTACTGTTGCGGTAGTCTGTGTATTTTTGGTGGGATTATTTTTTGcacaaaagaaattaataatgTGGAG GCGAAGCCAGCAGTCTGACACATCACAATCCAAATCTCCACCG accGAGGATGTGGATGAGGTGGAACCCTATGCCAGCTATATTCAACGTGTTAACTCTATCTATAACTGA
- the cfap91 gene encoding cilia- and flagella-associated protein 91 isoform X2 → MSVSVTRTIPRQNNADKVVRRQRVYDYLYDPVYTVSSEVDHARSGLKAYASKDRVRKVPEFGSLFSDLSHHPRYTVQLDPADPVPASIDRRWRGHTERRKEALQQLAGPIIPFVQQIPPDVIFALPKGDFVTTGGKNAEQQPTHFTVGIQTDYRESEAQTDPYSPEYVVQPGTSPSELLRLAAFTWGRGLPAGLAEVEMIERARAKRVWEASLPPPDDLSQLDKRRRMMEEMEAKEWAFREREIQKLQEMRLTVLKDLLRQRDEAQKEVTNERLNQIYSKHQKDKETKLHKIHNDYIRSLRKLEAKRRNVEEKLERRGIAKDYTASQTYAPQTRRDRFTRSARNNELQSHYLDTYEGLVELEAGLSASPLKPWVKRPKPEVNIIKDMVKPPVSRAEQQLMKKYKALREEENKQVTKKSLRFLVKKEKPVPRPVTPRVEQPPEGDEEIELAVISLQKLLRGRSIQYEMFKGKENHLELIQELRTVHALQREEQELQKADKELLITLKKQRDQNSHKTSQEEASQARVAGAELEHLFDNLSKELIRLQEERRIHAFTILAERDRRLREAEESGRRQLEDRRRREEDEIFRQVVQVHQETVDLYLEDIIFETLEQTADQQAREEIRRRAKEVNDIAYAMEESRNDLQSEEIVSELVYSFLIPEVEKNSVRQRVHLRQHRHLEAARHIIHGTAEHSGIVPSTLEASQLTCPSERASNQVLEEMISQVEQEQRKEAEQRLNQTE, encoded by the exons ATGAGCGTGTCCGTCACTCGCACAATTCCCAGGCAAAATAATGCTGATAAAGTTGTCAGGCGGCAACGGGTTTACGACTACTTGTATG ATCCAGTTTACACCGTGTCATCGGAGGTAGACCATGCCCGGTCCGGCCTCAAGGCCTATGCGTCTAAGGACCGAGTC CGGAAAGTGCCTGAGTTTGGGTCTTTGTTCAGTGACCTGTCCCACCATCCACGGTATACTGTTCAGCTGGACCCTGCAGACCCAGTACCAGCATCCATTGATCGTCGCTGGCGAGGCCACACGGAGCGGCGCAAAGAGGCACTGCAGCAGCTGGCTGG CCCTATAATTCCCTTCGTGCAGCAGATTCCCCCGGATGTGATTTTTGCTTTGCCTAA AGGAGATTTTGTAACAACTGGTGGAAAGAATGCTGAACAACAGCCCACCCACTTCACTGTGGGCATCCAGACAGACTACAGGGAAAGTGAAGCACAGACAGACCCATATAGCCCTGAGTATGTGGTACAACCTGGGACGAGTCCCTCGGAGCTCCTGAGACTGGCCGCTTTCACTTGGG GTCGTGGTCTGCCTGCAGGCCTGGCCGAAGTGGAAATGATAGAGCGGGCACGTGCAAAACGAGTTTGGGAGGCCAGCCTTCCTCCACCGGATGACCTGAGTCAGCTCGACAAGAGGAGGCGTAtgatggaggagatggaggccAAAGAGTGGGctttcagagaaagagaaatccAGAA GTTGCAAGAGATGCGTCTTACTGTGCTGAAGGACCTGTTGAGGCAGAGAGATGAAGCCCAGAAAGAAGTCACAAACGAGAGACTGAACCAAATATATTCTAAGCACCAAAAGGACAAGGAGACCAAGCTACACAAGATCCACAATGACTACATTAGGT CACTGAGAAAACTGGAAGCTAAGAGGAGAAATGTGGAGGAGAAGCTAGAGCGACGTGGCATTGCCAAAGACTATACAGCTTCTCAGACATATGCCCCTCAGACCCGCAGGGATAGGTTTACCAGGAGCGCCCGCAACAATGAATTACAAAGCCACTACTTAGACACATATGAAG GCTTGGTAGAGCTAGAAGCAGGACTCTCTGCCTCACCCCTTAAGCCATGggtgaaaagacccaaacccGAAGTTAACATCATCAAGGACATGGTCAAGCCCCCTGTGAGCAGAGCAGAACAACAACTGATGAAGAAATACAAG GCcctgagggaggaagagaacaaGCAAGTGACAAAGAAGTCCTTGCGTTTTCTTGTCAAGAAGGAGAAGCCTGTTCCTCGTCCTGTCACTCCCCGAGTGGAGCAGCCACCAGAG GGAGATGAGGAGATAGAGCTTGCAGTCATCAGCTTGCAGAAACTACTGAGAGGAAGAAGTATCCAGTATGAG ATGTTTAAGGGCAAGGAGAACCATCTGGAGCTTATCCAGGAACTGAGGACGGTCCACGCCCTGCagagggaggagcaggagctACAGAAAGCTGATAAAGAGCTTTTAATCACcctgaaaaaacagagagaccaAAACAGTCACAAG ACCTCTCAAGAGGAAGCGTCTCAGGCGAGAGTGGCAGGTGCAGAGCTTGAACACCTGTTCGACAACCTGTCCAAGGAGCTGATTCGTCTCCAGGAAGAGCGCAGGATCCATGCCTTCACAATACTGGCTGAGAGAGACCGTCGCCTTCGAGAGGCTGAGGAGAGTGGAAGGAGACAGTTGGAAGATCGCAGACGCAGAGAAGAAGATGAGATCTTTAGACAA GTGGTGCAGGTACACCAGGAAACTGTGGATTTGTATTTAGAGGACATCATCTTTGAGACTTTGGAGCAGACAGCTGACCAGCAGGCCAGAGAGGAGATCCGCAGGAGGGCAAAGGAGGTTAATGACATCGCTTACGCCATGGAGGAAAG ccGGAACGATCTTCAGTCGGAGGAGATTGTGTCAGAGTTGGTGTACAGTTTCCTTATCCCAGAAGTTGAGAAGAACAGTGTCAGACAAAGAG tgcaCCTGAGGCAGCATAGACACTTAGAGGCAGCTCGGCATATCATTCATGGGACTGCAGAGCATTCTGGGATCGTTCCTAGTACTCTGGAGGCCTCACAGTTGACCTGTCCCTCTGAAAGAGCCTCCAACCAAGTCCTCGAGGAGATGATCAGCCAAGTTGAGCAGGAGCAGAGGAAGGAAGCAGAGCAGCGCCTCAATCAAACTGAGTAA
- the cfap91 gene encoding cilia- and flagella-associated protein 91 isoform X1, whose translation MSVSVTRTIPRQNNADKVVRRQRVYDYLYDPVYTVSSEVDHARSGLKAYASKDRVRKVPEFGSLFSDLSHHPRYTVQLDPADPVPASIDRRWRGHTERRKEALQQLAGVIPNAYSGLKKEECHVTGVDRWKYFKRPIIPFVQQIPPDVIFALPKGDFVTTGGKNAEQQPTHFTVGIQTDYRESEAQTDPYSPEYVVQPGTSPSELLRLAAFTWGRGLPAGLAEVEMIERARAKRVWEASLPPPDDLSQLDKRRRMMEEMEAKEWAFREREIQKLQEMRLTVLKDLLRQRDEAQKEVTNERLNQIYSKHQKDKETKLHKIHNDYIRSLRKLEAKRRNVEEKLERRGIAKDYTASQTYAPQTRRDRFTRSARNNELQSHYLDTYEGLVELEAGLSASPLKPWVKRPKPEVNIIKDMVKPPVSRAEQQLMKKYKALREEENKQVTKKSLRFLVKKEKPVPRPVTPRVEQPPEGDEEIELAVISLQKLLRGRSIQYEMFKGKENHLELIQELRTVHALQREEQELQKADKELLITLKKQRDQNSHKTSQEEASQARVAGAELEHLFDNLSKELIRLQEERRIHAFTILAERDRRLREAEESGRRQLEDRRRREEDEIFRQVVQVHQETVDLYLEDIIFETLEQTADQQAREEIRRRAKEVNDIAYAMEESRNDLQSEEIVSELVYSFLIPEVEKNSVRQRVHLRQHRHLEAARHIIHGTAEHSGIVPSTLEASQLTCPSERASNQVLEEMISQVEQEQRKEAEQRLNQTE comes from the exons ATGAGCGTGTCCGTCACTCGCACAATTCCCAGGCAAAATAATGCTGATAAAGTTGTCAGGCGGCAACGGGTTTACGACTACTTGTATG ATCCAGTTTACACCGTGTCATCGGAGGTAGACCATGCCCGGTCCGGCCTCAAGGCCTATGCGTCTAAGGACCGAGTC CGGAAAGTGCCTGAGTTTGGGTCTTTGTTCAGTGACCTGTCCCACCATCCACGGTATACTGTTCAGCTGGACCCTGCAGACCCAGTACCAGCATCCATTGATCGTCGCTGGCGAGGCCACACGGAGCGGCGCAAAGAGGCACTGCAGCAGCTGGCTGG GGTTATTCCAAATGCTtactcagggctgaaaaagGAGGAGTGCCATGTGACTGGAGTTGATCGCTGGAAATACTTTAAACG CCCTATAATTCCCTTCGTGCAGCAGATTCCCCCGGATGTGATTTTTGCTTTGCCTAA AGGAGATTTTGTAACAACTGGTGGAAAGAATGCTGAACAACAGCCCACCCACTTCACTGTGGGCATCCAGACAGACTACAGGGAAAGTGAAGCACAGACAGACCCATATAGCCCTGAGTATGTGGTACAACCTGGGACGAGTCCCTCGGAGCTCCTGAGACTGGCCGCTTTCACTTGGG GTCGTGGTCTGCCTGCAGGCCTGGCCGAAGTGGAAATGATAGAGCGGGCACGTGCAAAACGAGTTTGGGAGGCCAGCCTTCCTCCACCGGATGACCTGAGTCAGCTCGACAAGAGGAGGCGTAtgatggaggagatggaggccAAAGAGTGGGctttcagagaaagagaaatccAGAA GTTGCAAGAGATGCGTCTTACTGTGCTGAAGGACCTGTTGAGGCAGAGAGATGAAGCCCAGAAAGAAGTCACAAACGAGAGACTGAACCAAATATATTCTAAGCACCAAAAGGACAAGGAGACCAAGCTACACAAGATCCACAATGACTACATTAGGT CACTGAGAAAACTGGAAGCTAAGAGGAGAAATGTGGAGGAGAAGCTAGAGCGACGTGGCATTGCCAAAGACTATACAGCTTCTCAGACATATGCCCCTCAGACCCGCAGGGATAGGTTTACCAGGAGCGCCCGCAACAATGAATTACAAAGCCACTACTTAGACACATATGAAG GCTTGGTAGAGCTAGAAGCAGGACTCTCTGCCTCACCCCTTAAGCCATGggtgaaaagacccaaacccGAAGTTAACATCATCAAGGACATGGTCAAGCCCCCTGTGAGCAGAGCAGAACAACAACTGATGAAGAAATACAAG GCcctgagggaggaagagaacaaGCAAGTGACAAAGAAGTCCTTGCGTTTTCTTGTCAAGAAGGAGAAGCCTGTTCCTCGTCCTGTCACTCCCCGAGTGGAGCAGCCACCAGAG GGAGATGAGGAGATAGAGCTTGCAGTCATCAGCTTGCAGAAACTACTGAGAGGAAGAAGTATCCAGTATGAG ATGTTTAAGGGCAAGGAGAACCATCTGGAGCTTATCCAGGAACTGAGGACGGTCCACGCCCTGCagagggaggagcaggagctACAGAAAGCTGATAAAGAGCTTTTAATCACcctgaaaaaacagagagaccaAAACAGTCACAAG ACCTCTCAAGAGGAAGCGTCTCAGGCGAGAGTGGCAGGTGCAGAGCTTGAACACCTGTTCGACAACCTGTCCAAGGAGCTGATTCGTCTCCAGGAAGAGCGCAGGATCCATGCCTTCACAATACTGGCTGAGAGAGACCGTCGCCTTCGAGAGGCTGAGGAGAGTGGAAGGAGACAGTTGGAAGATCGCAGACGCAGAGAAGAAGATGAGATCTTTAGACAA GTGGTGCAGGTACACCAGGAAACTGTGGATTTGTATTTAGAGGACATCATCTTTGAGACTTTGGAGCAGACAGCTGACCAGCAGGCCAGAGAGGAGATCCGCAGGAGGGCAAAGGAGGTTAATGACATCGCTTACGCCATGGAGGAAAG ccGGAACGATCTTCAGTCGGAGGAGATTGTGTCAGAGTTGGTGTACAGTTTCCTTATCCCAGAAGTTGAGAAGAACAGTGTCAGACAAAGAG tgcaCCTGAGGCAGCATAGACACTTAGAGGCAGCTCGGCATATCATTCATGGGACTGCAGAGCATTCTGGGATCGTTCCTAGTACTCTGGAGGCCTCACAGTTGACCTGTCCCTCTGAAAGAGCCTCCAACCAAGTCCTCGAGGAGATGATCAGCCAAGTTGAGCAGGAGCAGAGGAAGGAAGCAGAGCAGCGCCTCAATCAAACTGAGTAA
- the si:ch211-214p13.7 gene encoding uncharacterized protein si:ch211-214p13.7 → MGNCASRTKKKRREDSAPDDRSSRDKKCTEDVTYASIDHSTAKGSRTTRVLTDNDCDYAIVNAPASLQPETESEHSSKDECADDYVLMG, encoded by the exons ATGGGAAACTGCGCTTCAAG gacaaagaagaaaaggagag agGACTCTGCACCAGATGATAGAAGCAGCAGAGATAAAAAG TGTACCGAGGATGTAACGTACGCCTCTATTGACCACAGCACTGCCAAAGGATCAAGAACAACCAGAGTTCTAACTGACAATGATTGCGACTATGCCATAGTTAATGCCCCAGCATCACTTCAACCCGAAACTGAATCTGAGCACTCATCTAAAGACGAATGTGCAGATGATTATGTACTTATGGGGTAA
- the si:ch211-214p13.8 gene encoding B- and T-lymphocyte attenuator, whose translation MYRLPHTYLMIFCLFVPVYGRGEDLFRSCEVRLTVHRGTTWKSASQQPVTVRCPVKHCGKSLNVSWCKLLDTNSCERINNTENVEITQTDNYVEDELISYLTFKRISIYDDGLYRWDLKGYEYELISHIINISVSDLHQGVETNDNTDNIEVTSMNAAGDEVVSWLPFLYICGGIALLVVTITVLTLLGFYGWRQTPTYKSTKGQEISTHMIPDLPKGHAPSTPVLQAHFMLNDIYSPSTAGTPPSAPSLITNGDQPLANTADESQVSDCAVYAEISHTKCGIRARKQHAAIKQDKDPEYATHWNFFEWTEKRTHVHGGYIEQAKRLNHQPHCGRGEWRRLVVMQMHTVSS comes from the exons ATGTATAGACTGCCACACACCTATCTGATGATATTTTGCTTATTTGTTCCCGTCTATGGAAGAGGTGAAG aCTTGTTTCGTTCATGTGAAGTCAGGCTGACGGTCCACAGAGGCACGACATGGAAAAGTGCCTCACAACAGCCTGTGACAGTCAGATGTCCTGTCAAACACTGTGGAAAGTCCCTTAATGTCTCCTGGTGTAAACTACTCGACACAAACAGCTGTGAACGGATTAATAACACAGAGAATGTAGAAATAACACAGACTGATAACTATGTTGAGGATGAACTGATCTCATATTTAACTTTCAAACGGATTTCTATTTATGATGATGGCCTGTACAGATGGGATTTAAAAGGATACGAATATGAGCTAATCAGTCATATCATCAACATCTCAGTTTCAG ACCTACACCAGGGGGTTGAAACAAATGACAATACTGACAATATTGAAG TTACGTCAATGAACGCTGCTGGTGACGAGGTTGTGTCCTGGCTGCCCTTCCTCTATATCTGTGGTGGCATAGCTCTTCTGGTTGTCACAATAACAGTGTTAACCCTCCTGGGTTTTTATGGCTGGAGAC AAACACCGACCTACAAATCAACAAAGGGACAG GAAATATCCACTCATATGATACCTGACCTCCCCAAAGGGCATGCTCCCTCCACTCCTGTCCTGCAAGCCCACTTCATGCTGAATGACATCTACTCTCCGAGTACTGCAGGGACACCACCATCGGCGCCTTCCCTGATCACCAATGGGGACCAGCCTTTGGCAAACACGGCAGACGAAAGTCAAGTGTCAGACTGTGCAGTGTATGCTGAGATCAGCCATACAAAGTGTGGGATACGTGCCAGAAAACAGCATGCTGCTATTAAACAAGATAAAGACCCAGAATATGCAACTCACTGGAACTTTTTTGAATGGACGGAAAAACGTACACATGTACATGGTGGTTACATAGAACAGGCAAAGAGGTTAAACCATCAGCCACACTGTGGAAGAGGTGAATGGAGGAGGCTTGTTGTCATGCAGATGCACACTGTGTCCTCTTAA